A single region of the Bos mutus isolate GX-2022 chromosome 24, NWIPB_WYAK_1.1, whole genome shotgun sequence genome encodes:
- the RNF152 gene encoding E3 ubiquitin-protein ligase RNF152, protein METLSQDSLLECQICFNYYSPRRRPKLLDCRHTCCSVCLQQMRTSQKDVRCPWCRGTTRLPPGFSVSQLPDDPEVLGVIAIPHASEHTPVFIRLPSNGCYMLPLPVSKERALLPGDAGCRLLPGGQPAVAMVSVPAAEQQPLQPAAPGEAAAEEPERRGAAKSSTWSGVCTVILVACVLVFLLGIVLHNMSCISKRFTVISCG, encoded by the coding sequence ATGGAGACGCTCTCGCAGGACTCGCTGCTGGAGTGCCAGATCTGTTTCAATTACTACAGCCCCCGGCGGAGGCCCAAGCTGCTGGACTGCAGGCACACCTGCTGCTCCGTGTGCCTGCAGCAGATGCGGACGAGCCAGAAGGACGTGCGGTGCCCCTGGTGCCGGGGCACCACCAGGCTGCCCCCGGGCTTCTCGGTGTCGCAGCTGCCGGACGACCCCGAGGTGCTGGGGGTCATTGCCATCCCACACGCCTCCGAGCACACGCCGGTCTTCATCAGACTCCCGAGCAACGGGTGCTACATGCTGCCCCTGCCCGTCTCCAAGGAGCGCGCGCTGCTGCCCGGCGACGCGGGCTGCCGCCTGCTGCCCGGGGGCCAGCCGGCGGTGGCCATGGTGAGCGTCCCCGCGGCCGAGCAGCAGCCCCTGCAGCCCGCGGCCCCGGGCGAGGCGGCGGCCGAGGAGCCGGAGCGGCGGGGCGCGGCCAAGAGCTCCACCTGGTCCGGCGTGTGCACCGTCATTCTGGTGGCCTGCGTCCTGGTCTTCCTCCTGGGCATCGTGCTGCACAACATGTCCTGCATTTCTAAGCGCTTCACCGTGATATCCTGCGGCTGA